In Sorangium aterium, the genomic stretch ACCAGAGCAGGCTCGACCGCCTCCGTGACAGGGAGCTTTCCGGCACGCTGACGCAGCCCGAACAGGAGGAGCTCGCGGCGCTGATGGCGCGGATCGAGGCGGAGGAGGCCGCGATGCTTGCCCCGGAGATGGCTCGGCTGCGAGCCGAGGCTGGCGACCTGGCGGCCGAGCTGGCCAGCGTCGAGGGCGAGAACGAGCAGCTGGCCCAGCTCATGGCACAGCAACAGGCCCTCGTGACCGACACGCGCAGATTCCTCGAAGAGTTCGAGCGGCGCCGCGCGTCCATCCTCGACGGACTTGCCCGCGTCGCCGGCGAGCCGCTGCCCGCTGCATGAATGGCCGTCTCGACTGAAGCGCGCGCAATCGTGCGGGCCGCCTTCGGTGGACGGTGTGGTTACTGCGGCGTTTCCGAAACGTCGGTGGGGGGCGAGCTGGAGATTGATCAGTTCTACCCGCTTGCTGCGGGCGGCTCCGACGACATCGGGCCGCGCGCGGCAGAAGCCCAGGTCGTCGTGCGGGGAGACCTTGTGACAGAGGGTCCGGGAGAGATACACGATTGACCGCGGGCACAGCAATCCAATCAACGCCTCCCCGTAGTTCGAGCCGACGCGACCGCTGCGCCCGTCCCGGCGCCGCCGCTGCCCCATTGGACATCCGGTGAGGGAGCGGGCATCGTGGCGGCCATGAAGGTCTTCGTTACGGGGGGCTCGGGGTTCATCGGAGGCCATCTCATCGAGGGGCTCGTGCGCGCCGGTCACGAGGTGAGCGCGCTGGCGCGCTCGCCAAGGAGCGCCGACGTCGTGCGACGTCATGGCGCGACGCCGGTCGCGGCCGACCTCGGGACGCTGAAGGGTGAGGACCTCGCAGGCGCCGAGGCCGCGGTGCACTGCGCAGCGTATGTCGAGGAGTGGGGGACGCGCGCGCAGTTCTGGGAGGGCAACGTGGAGGGGACGGCGCGGGTGCTCGACGCGGCGCGGGCCGCCGGTGTGCGCCGGTTCGTCCACGTCGGCACCGAGGCGGCGCTCTTCGATGGCCATGATCTCATCGCTATCGACGAGACGCACCCCTATCCCGAGAGGCAACGCTTCCTGTACTCGGAGACGAAGGCAGAGGCGGAGCGGCGCGTGCTCGCGGCGAACGAACCCGGCGGCATGACCACCGTCTCCATTCGCCCGCGCCTCGTCTGGGGTCCAAGGGATGCGACGGTGCTGCCCGTCGTGCTGCGCATGGCGCGGGAGGGGAGCTTCGCGTGGCTCGACGGCGGCGGCGCGCGCACGTCGACGACGCACGTCGCGAATCGTGGCCGATGCCGGGCTGTTTTCAGCCGCCGTTTGCGCGGGCTGGGAGTGACGGCTCGGTACCCGCCGTGCGTTCATTGCGCACGAGCGCCGCGGCGCTGCGCAAACAGCCAGCGCCAGGTCGCATCCTCGGCGTAGACATCGATGAACACGGCGTGCCCGCCGCGCGCGAACTCGGTGAGCGTGAGCGCCTCGTCCGCGGACGCGTCGGTGCCGGGACGCCAGACGACCTCGCCGCCATCGAACACCGCGGTCGAATCGGACCCCGGCGGATAGCTCAGCATCGGATTGCCGGTCGGGGCACCCCGCAGCGCCGCGATGGCGGACGCCCAGGTCGCGGACATGTAGTTCGGCACGATCTCGTCGTCGAAGGCGTGGAACGCGCGCACCGGCAGCGTGCGCAGGCCCGCCGCTAGCTCACCCGTCTGCGGGCAAGCGCCGCAGATAGGGAGCGCCGCCGCCAGCCGCTCCGGATGGATAGCGGCGTAGCGCCAGGTTCCGCATCCACCCATGCTCGGACCGGTGACATAGATGCGGTCGCGATCGATCTCGTGCGTTGCGAGCAGATGGTCGAGGAAAGCGTCGATCTTCGCCGGGTCCCATTCGCCGGGCGACTGCGGTGCGGCGATCAGCGCGCCGGCGTCGACGAGCGGGGACGACATGCCGAACAGGCGCGCGCGCGCCAGATAACGCAGCGGGGGCAGGCGGTGGATGATGGCGCGCGGGTGCGTACCATCACCGCGGCTGCCCCCGCCGTGCAGCACGAGCAGGAGCGGGCGCGGCCCCGGCTCCGGCGGCACGTACTCGACATATCCGTAGGGCGACGCCGTCGACCCGATCGGATGCGCCTGCATCATCAGGGCAGGGATCACGTAGCGCAGCGCGAGCAGCGCGAGCCCCGTCGCCGCGACGACGGCCTGCGTCGCCCTCCTCGCGCGGCGAGCCCAGCGCGGTCCTGACACGCGGCCGAGCCTACACTGCGCCGAGCATGGGGACCACAGCGTGCTGCGCTCCTTCCGGCGCGAGCGTAGCTCGCCCACGGGGGGTGGTGTACTTTGGCCGAAGGTGGCGTCTTTTGAACCGCCAAGTCGCCAGAAGACGCCAAGAAAAACATAAAATCCTGGCGTCTTCTGGCGTCTTCTGGCGTCCTTGGCGGTTCCATCATTCCGGCAGGGCAGGGTAAGTACCCCACCACCCGCCCCGGATGCCCAGCAGCTCGCGTCCGGCCGCCCGGCTGCTTGCCAGGCGCGCCGCGCGCGGCGAGGGAGCGTGCCAGTGCCTCGGCGCACTCACGCCTGCGAGGTTTGCTGGTAGAGTGACGTTCTCATGCCGCGATCACCGGCACGATGAAGCCCCGCCGCCCGGCGCTGCATGAGCGCGCGGGCGACCCCGACAGACGCTGAGCCGAGGAGATCCACGTGAGCGCTCGAATTCCCCTGCAGCCTTTCCCCCGAGGCTGGTTCCAGGTCGCCACCTCGGACGAGCTGTCCACGGGCGGGCCCATTCCGCTCCGCTGCTTCGGGCAGGATCTGGTGCTGTTCCGGACGCAGGACGGCGAGGCCCGGGTCCTCGACGCCCACTGCCCTCACATGGGCGCGCACCTCGGGGTGGGCGGCCGCGTCGAGCAGGGCGGCATCCGGTGCCCGTTCCACGGATGGGTGATCTCCGGCGAAGGGAAGTGCGTGCACATCCCTTATGCGGACACGATCCCGCCGAAAGCGAGGACCCGCGCCTGGGAGGTACGGGAGCTCGACGGCCTGATCCTTGTCCACCACGCGCTCGGCGGCGAGCCCCCCGCCTTCGAGATCCCGCCGCTCGCCGAGGCGCGCTCGACGGAGTGGTCCCCGAAGCTGACCAAGCGCTGGAGGGTCCGGACGCACATCCAGGAGAACCTCGAGAACATCGTGGATCCAGCCCACTTCGTGACGGTGCACGGCATGCTGGTGCCGCCCCGGACCGAGATCGAGATCGAGGGCCATATCATCCGATCCAGGTCGGCGGTGAAGCAGAAGGGCCCGGGAGGGCAGGTGGTCGACGGCACGATCACCTGGGAAGGCCACGGCATGGGGTACGGGACGATCCGCTTCACCGGCATCGTCGAGCTCCTCTTCGTGAACACGGTCACCCCGATCGACGACGAGCTCGTCGACATCCGCGTCGCCTTCTGGCTGCGCAACGACGGCGCGCAGCGCCTCGGCCAGGCCCTGGCCGCGGAGGTCTGCCGGCAGATCGAGGAGGACATCCCCATCTGGGAGAACAAGATCTACCGCGCTCAGCCCGTCCTGTGCGCCGGGGAGAAAGGCATCATGACGTTCCGCAAGTGGAGCAGCCAGTTCCTCTGACGCGCGGGGCGCGGCGGCGGCCGCTATCCGAGCGGGGCCGGATCGGCCGGGAGCTGGTTCAAGGGACGCAGCACCTTGCCATCGAGGAAGGCGCGGATGTCCTCGACCGCCTGGCCGTGGAGGCTTCGCCAGTCGGCCATCCGGAGCGCCACGCCCTGGTAGTCGTCGAGGATCGCCACGCGCATGGGTGCTGCCTCTCGCATCTCGGGTGAGCTCGACTTCTAGCCGATCCCGATGTCCTCTGTTCCGGATCCCTCCGCGAGGGCAGACTGAGGCAGGTCCCCGCGTGCTCGTGCCCGCCCCCAGATCGCCCCTCTCCGGCGTCGGCGTCGTCGGCGTCGGATTCCGCCCCGAGCTCGCCGCCGACTTGCTGTCCGCGCCCGGCGCCGTGGATTTCGTCGAGGTCGTGGCCGAGGCCTGCTTCGCGAGCCCGGCCGCGCGGCGCGAGGCCTCGGCCATCGCGCGCATCTGGCCGGTGGTGCCACACGGCGTGAAGCTCTCGCTCGGCAGCGCCTCGGGCATCGACATGGACCGCGCGCGCCGCCTCGGGGCGCTCTGCCGGGAGCTCTCGGCCCCGGTCGTGAGCGAGCACGTCGCGTTCGTGCGCGGCGGCGGCCGGGAGATCGGCCACCTCACCGCCCTGCCGTACACGCTCGAGGCGGCGCGCGCTGTCGCGCGGAACGTCGCCGCCGCCCGGCGAGCGCTCCCGGACATCCCCCTGTTGCTCGAGAACGCGGCGTGCACGCTGCGGTTCCCCGGCGACGCCCTCGGGGAGGGGGACTTCTACGCCGAGGTCGTCGACCGCACCGGGTGCGATCTGCTCCTCGACGTCGGCAATGTCTATGCGAACGCCGTCAACGCCGGCGTCGATCCCGGGGAGCTCGTCGGTTCCTACCCGCTCGAGCGCGTGGCGATGATCCACATCGCCGGCGGCGTCGTGGAGCACGGCTTCTACTTCGACACGCATGCCCATCCGGTCCCCGCGCCGGTGTTCGCCCTGCTGGCCCAGGTCGTTGCTCGCACCGGGCCTCTCCCGATCCTCCTCGAGCGCGACGGCGACTTCCCGCCCTTCGCCGCGCTCGCGGCCGAGATAGCGACCGCGAGGGCGATCGCCCGGTCCGCGCCGTCCCGACCGACGTTGACCCGACCGACGTTGGCCGAACCCACGTTGGCGCCGACCCGACCGGGGTTGCCTGCCTCTCGCGCCGCCTTGCCGCTGGCCGAACCCACGTTGGCGCCGACCCGACCGGGGTTGCCTGCCTCTCGCGCCTTGCTGAAAAATTCTGCCGACGCCTCCCCTCCATCGGCGTCGGCGCTCGCCGAGGTCCAGGCCCGCGTGGCCGAGCTGCTCACCTCACCCGTCGATCCGCCGCCGGAGGCCGTGCCTCCGTTCGACGCCGAGGACGTCGCCCG encodes the following:
- a CDS encoding NAD-dependent epimerase/dehydratase family protein, encoding MKVFVTGGSGFIGGHLIEGLVRAGHEVSALARSPRSADVVRRHGATPVAADLGTLKGEDLAGAEAAVHCAAYVEEWGTRAQFWEGNVEGTARVLDAARAAGVRRFVHVGTEAALFDGHDLIAIDETHPYPERQRFLYSETKAEAERRVLAANEPGGMTTVSIRPRLVWGPRDATVLPVVLRMAREGSFAWLDGGGARTSTTHVANRGRCRAVFSRRLRGLGVTARYPPCVHCARAPRRCANSQRQVASSA
- a CDS encoding Rieske 2Fe-2S domain-containing protein, whose amino-acid sequence is MSARIPLQPFPRGWFQVATSDELSTGGPIPLRCFGQDLVLFRTQDGEARVLDAHCPHMGAHLGVGGRVEQGGIRCPFHGWVISGEGKCVHIPYADTIPPKARTRAWEVRELDGLILVHHALGGEPPAFEIPPLAEARSTEWSPKLTKRWRVRTHIQENLENIVDPAHFVTVHGMLVPPRTEIEIEGHIIRSRSAVKQKGPGGQVVDGTITWEGHGMGYGTIRFTGIVELLFVNTVTPIDDELVDIRVAFWLRNDGAQRLGQALAAEVCRQIEEDIPIWENKIYRAQPVLCAGEKGIMTFRKWSSQFL
- a CDS encoding DUF692 domain-containing protein translates to MLVPAPRSPLSGVGVVGVGFRPELAADLLSAPGAVDFVEVVAEACFASPAARREASAIARIWPVVPHGVKLSLGSASGIDMDRARRLGALCRELSAPVVSEHVAFVRGGGREIGHLTALPYTLEAARAVARNVAAARRALPDIPLLLENAACTLRFPGDALGEGDFYAEVVDRTGCDLLLDVGNVYANAVNAGVDPGELVGSYPLERVAMIHIAGGVVEHGFYFDTHAHPVPAPVFALLAQVVARTGPLPILLERDGDFPPFAALAAEIATARAIARSAPSRPTLTRPTLAEPTLAPTRPGLPASRAALPLAEPTLAPTRPGLPASRALLKNSADASPPSASALAEVQARVAELLTSPVDPPPEAVPPFDAEDVARSRAILQRKRVDDALPLLPRLSPHREAVARLGARCVEASPRAPSLTAVADALRIAAAAVEDARLAPEAIVDRLLLRARFVGPAGDGGVKPRFLPFIRRERLPGGRVVWAIKGMGSSAEVRLIEPRR